A window of Glycine soja cultivar W05 chromosome 2, ASM419377v2, whole genome shotgun sequence genomic DNA:
TAAAGTCACATacaaactcaaaaaaaaataacactgcGTGGTGGCGAAAATTTTGAtgtaacaaacaaacaaacgtCAAAAAGGAAACTCACAGTGATTCTGTCTTCAGTCCTCAAGTCCCTTAGCTCAACGCTTCGAAGAAAGCCGAGAATGGAGTTCTGAAGAAACCGGGGAAAGAGTGAGTTTTaggttaaagaaaaataaaaaagagtgtgAGAAAGAAAAACGTACAATAATAGTAACCTCTGAATGGAAAGAGAGTTACAGATTAAAGCATTAACACGGGGCCGTGGAGGATGAGAGCTCGAGACAGAGGAAGGAAGGCTAGGTTCAGAAGCGGGGATGAGAGAATTTTCAGAATTCTTCTTGTTGCCCACgttcttttaataaatataaattagtatgttataattaaaatttataataaataaatatttgtagaCATGATAAAGATTTATAATGaagtatttaaattatgatatatgattatttctaattatttgtattatttataaaatattaaaaatgatttgaatatagagataaaataaaatggattTAAAATGATAGATACTTGAAgatcatatataaataaagataagatgATTTTGGTTAGAGGAACATAATATGATGTTTAATATCTTTTGAttagttataacttataaggtaaagtataaattatgaaatgtattttgaaagagaaaaaagagaatattaaaaaaatgtttaactaAGAAAATTTGGAGAGTGAATCTCACTTTATAAATCgtataatttaacttatttatccaaataatttattataggatgtaataatttaaatttaaaatttcttacaatcttaaaaaatgattgatatCCTGAATCATGTTCTATTTTGGCATTACTATCATGAAACAAAGGATTCAATGGCCTAATATATTCCTTAAACTTTAGGAGAGCAATTAATTATGGAGATGTCTACTTACACAATCTTTCTAGAGTGTTGAAATCTCTCTTAAAGATTCCTATTTCCTCTCGCATGGCCAACCATGTTTAAAAACAATGCAACCATTTCTTCAACTCCTATGTAGTTAGTGGGTTTTAAACCATGATCAACCAATTCAGAGTAAAGCtggttaaaaaatatgtttttccatATGAAACATTTCATAACAACGAATAGAATGATCTTGCAATACTTTTTGCACCCATATATGACATGTTTGTTCACAAGTTCTACATGGCTTTTTGCATAGATGTTTTATTGCATATTCGTCAACAAGCACACCCACATAAGATGCATGCTCCATAAGTTCATCATCTTCATTGTTATTTGATTCAAATTGTTCAAGTAAGTCATTCATTTTGACCTGTATAGAAATTGtattacaaaatacataatatatcaagatacACATGATAAAACATAAGTTCATTATCAAACATAGTATGGTTCGTCACAAGCCAAATAAGAAACATGAGCAAATTTGACAGCAAAACATAATATGAGTTCAACAAAACATGACTCATAGAATCACAAGCAACCATCTAAGCACTACTACATAATAGTAAGTGGTTTTTTAATTGCATCCCTAATACACGCATCTAGTTAGTAACCTTGAATAGTAAAGGGGTTTTAAATGCATCCTTAAGCCAATGCATCCTTTGCTCATCTAAACCTCGCATGGcaatgaacattttttttgctGGCTTGAACAACATCAAGTTGCAACATTGTATATGAAATAcacaatcattttgtaattcaGGTAGTGCCTTAAGCTCATTCATCACTTCTTGAATAGATGCACTTGCCACAACTTCATTGCAGGACTTAGATGCATCTACAATGACATTAACAACATCAACAATTCTTTAAGAGGTAGTTGCCTTCTTCTTGTTTAACTTTTCAGGGTGATtgattctctttctcttttctgtACTCTTTTGGCAACCAATTTCTTGGTTGACAATTCCTTGTGaatcattcaaattaattttcccAAAAGCATCAGTTGCACTAACACTTGTATTTGTTGCATTGACACTTGTATCTTCACTCTCCCTTGAACTTTCCTCTACATCTACACCAATGCCATCAAGACTTGAGCGATACACATCATTCATGTCAACCTCAACACCAGCTGGAAAAATCCTAGATAAGGGTGCCCATTGGAACTCTCTATTAGCAACTACATTCTCAAAAAGTTCAGTCAACTTGTGAGTAAATGAAAGTCCTTTGTTcttaaattttcaatataaaGGATTTTCCTGCACATTTAGaatttataatgaaataaatatacttTACAAAAATCTTAGACTTATTACAATACACATTTATATAACACATACCAATTGTTTTTTCTCCCACCACTCATCACTTGCATCAGCACTACTTTTGGCATTGTCCCATCTTAGACCGATTTCTTTACCAAATAGTCTATACCAAACTTGTCATTCTCTTATGAGATTATCAAACTTATTCTTAaactttattttgtaataactcTTTCCAGTCAACTCCTTAAATTTGGATGCAATTCCAGTCCATCAATTCTTGGAAAAACTAGTACCGACTCATACTCCTTTGGACACTTGTTCCAAGCATGCTATAATAAAGCTTTCAATTGATCTAATGTCTCAagaatctttttctttctcagcACTCATAATTTTAGaccaaataaacaatttttgaTAATTAGTTTCATGTTTCTTACTTTTCCTCCTCTTAACTATGGTTAGGGACATAAACAAGGTCAATCTTACACTCATATAATGTACAAGGGAACAAGAGAATAATTCCTAACTAGGTACAAGGACTTTAAATGATCAAAGGAACACCTAAACCGCAACATTATGCAGAGAATTTTACAACTTCACAGCTTTGACATGTTCTGGCATTATATTTGTCAAATATTATACGGGTCTTTAAATATTATGGGACCAAAAGCATTTGAAATATAAAGAGGACCACCAAAGTGTTTAATCTGATTCAATCCAAGTCACTACTAGTTCTAATTTTAatacaatacattttttttagatagGATTCAACATACTTTCCTGGTGTAGTTTAGGACTCCTAATTTTTCCTAAGCTTAGAAGGTGTTAGAAAAGGTTAGAGACTTGGGGAAGGTTGATTTTATGTACCTCTAAGGTGTATAATAACAAGGGGAACGCTCTCAAGTCACGGTTCAAACATTACCTAACTCAAATTAATGCAAACATTGTTTATACACAAATTTGTCCAACGCCTTGACAGTTTTGACATGCTTTACGAAAGTATTCATAACATATTCTatgagattttaaaaattatgggaCCAATTAGGTTGGAAAGATATCATCTAAAACTAGATGATTGTAAAATGTCTAGGTCTCCTTCTACCATGTTTGTTTAGATGAATTGAGTAAAGACACAAAAAAAGAGTATTAAAATCTAGCTAACactcaaaattgattttgtgtgGAGTTTAAGAACCTTGAAATAGTACCCGAATAAGGAACATAAGATCAAAATCTAAACCTTAAATTTGTTTGGGTTCCTAGAAGTTATTATATCTCTCATCAAATGTGCCATAtcctttattgttgttgttatctCCCAAAAGTGGAATgatatctataatttttatcGGTAATGCTATGTTCAGTTTGtcctattcaaattaaaaagcaaGTTATTTACATTCTTTCTTCCGTATATCAAATAATGTAATAGGCGGATAAATGGATCCACATATTACCACTTAATAATCTCATATTTAGTTAGTGGTAATACAAAACTTGTTTGGAGAttttgtgaaagaaagaaaaaacagataGAGATGCAAGACCAAACTAGAACAATCTCATATTTTGTATAAAGCTAAAATTGATGCTTGGTAATGGCTCAAAGGTTTAAGTAATGATTATAATTCTTTTGCAAATTAGTGTATACTATCAGATAAAGGGTTGAACACTTGTcaaaacacaaaacataaacaatatatatttgtcAAAAGAAACTCACATTGTAATAGTTTTtatatcatcttttttttcttaacttcaACAATCTCCTTCAATAAACTCATTCATCAGCCTCTGCACCAAGTTTTTGAAAGTTATGCATTAAAATGAGacacaaattataaaaacacaagaaaataaaattgaaagtaGCAAAGACCTACCAGAGAGACAAAAGAGGATGACATTCTTTTGTGAGATAAATGAACATAGGCAAATTAAATAGAGTCTAAGCAAATGGTAGTTGATAACCCATTAATTACAGCAAAAATAATCTAGTTTGATTCAAATCACCTGGAACAAAATAGCGAAGTCCTTTTTCTCTCCcaaatgtaaagaaaaaaaggttGCACTAGTTAAGATGTGATTGCAATCCATATtacaaaagaaattatcaaCATTAAATACAACAAGTTTGCCCAACACtattcaaaacaaaagcaaCTAAATTAGAAAATTGAATGTCCATCAGATAAACAGGTGTACAATGACGGCAAAACATAAACACATAACATCAAATGCCCATAAACATTAATTGGTGGGTGGATAGTTTAATTTGAAGAAAATCAAAGACCTAGATGTAAAACTTGTTGGGTGATAGAGATTAGATTTGGGTGaagggaaaataaaagaaatcaaagacccataagcaaaaatcaattttacatgtACGTGGAAGCTACCCCGATCCTACTTTGCTTCAAAATCGATTATGGTGAAGTGAATCGCTCTAGCAAAGAAGTCAAACATCACGGTCAATTGAATTTTCAATGTTTGACCACAAAAGTAATTCCAAACACACATTTAATTTGACCTATAATTAACAATTGATTGAATTCAAggacacattaaaaaaaactacttcAAATTGCATTTACTACTTTGTGTGAGGATCCATTTAagttagaagaaaaaattaaaaaaaataccaattaaTGTAGTACTTTTTAACaagataattgataaaaaaaaatttaacatttacCTTTTCTTTTATGTATTAACATCTCTCTTTCAACATGCATTTCCTATTATTTTACtcaataaaaaaagtgttataATAAGAATAACTCTGattgaaataaatttgatttaatatagGATCATCTACATTTTCTCATGAAATCTTATGCTAAATTATGTGTTATTTTAagcataataaaattttaattttattttgaatagacCATAAATACACTCTCAtgtaaattaaactaaaaataattttgttagttgatctattattaattaattaaaaatcatcataaatatagtttttaatagggttatataacaattaatttttttagaatattaggTAGACATGATTGGCTATACAAACTTACATTATTTATCgtcttactattattttttatattaactaaTTCAAGTTATATCTAACtatatgaagtaaaaaaaaaaaactcttaatatCGACTTCTCGCAAAGTTTATCTGTAAGGTCAAATAAGAAAGTTCTTCATCAAAAACCTaacaaacatctgaaagaatttgaaggaaaataatcGGTCAAATaccaattgaaaataataaggtTCAAGTGACGTAAATAAAAAACGTTACTTCATTTCAaactttaaaatgaaataaaatacttcTCTAGTCTCTAGATACAAAAAATTTAAGCATACATCACTTCGTTTCAATTTTCctaactaaaactaattttataaaatcaaagaCATTTCAGGCGCTGGGGTACGTAAAAAACAGTAATGAAATTTCCATAACGACACACACAATTGCCTTCTTAGAATGGAGTGGGTAATTTGCACCACAATCAGAAACTTAAGAACAGGGTTCTAGACGAGATATGAGATACATATtgtcaaataatttattacatATATACCATCTGAAAAACAATAGCAAGCTCCAAATAATTTATAGCTTGGGGGGAGCAagtcagaatttttttttattgatctcAAAGCTATAGATAAAAGAGCTTGAGGTCATCATTTTAGCAGAAGAGTCCAAAGGGCCAGCTAGCTAGAGAACTTAGAATGCTTTAAGTGCCCTTACGAAATGGGTTAGCATGAATCAACCGATCGATATACAATTGCAACAACCAAAGTCCAAAGGGCTTCATGCCATCATCAAATAGGAGTATATGATATGACCAACGAGGGTCAGGTTAATTGAATAAATTTCTGCAACCAAAAGCCCCAGCCACGGGCAGAATACTCCTTATGTTACTGCCCCACCCATTTTTATTGCATCTGCTGGTGACTTCAGTAGCTTCTTTAACGATTCAACTATGCTACCAAAAGATGGACGATCAGCAGGGTTACTGCAGAAAAAAATTAGCAAGTgttagaaagaaataaaatggtaCAAAATGGATGCAGTTAACAAGGCAATAAAACACcaattataatcattttttccCTAAAAGTAGAAGTTCTTTACATAGAAGGTGGAATTTGGTAAGAGTAAAGACACATCAGAAGATCTTAAACTCTTAATGAGTTGCAACGAAGCATAACAGACTGGAAGTTAGCCCGCTTCTTTAATTTTTGGCTTCAATTATACTATCCAATAATCAACAATTCCAAAATGGAATTCGGTCAATCAACTacttaaatataaaacacaTGAAAGCCTAACAATCGTCATGTAAATAAGGCATGGGTTGTTCAGAAATTCTAATTGATCCGGCCACATTTATTCACTAGAAATATCAAGATTTATACATATGGAGGCCTAAATTATTGCCTTTTTGCCAGGAACAGTACAATTGTTGCATATTGTGCATTACCAGAAAACATGACATAAATAACACTTACTCGGCCCAACAAGATTCCATGAGGGAGGCCAATGCTGGGGAGATGTTTGGAGGGATAGCAAGTCTCCTGTTCTGGAAAGCGACAGCTCCAACCACCTGAATGTACACATAAAGATGAGTTTacaaatttcatcaataaaCTTTGCTGGTTTCATTTTGCCAACCTGCTATTTGAAATATGCAAGTTCGCATTTATGCCTCTTTCAGTTTTATAGtttctttttagtttaaaatttgtaatctcTTGTAGTGATCCTCCTTgttaccatatatatatataaatggaaAGATTAAGCAAAAATGATCAAACTTCAAGCATCAGTAGTTCAGACCCTAAATGCCCAACATATTTACCTGGGCATGATTAAGTCCATTCCATGGTTGTTGCAGAGTCACAAGTTCCCACAGGATAATCCCAAAACTGTAAACATCAGACTTCTCATTTGAAGGTTCTCCTCGAAGAATTTCTGGAGCCATCCACTCAggctgaaaataaaattaagagagtTACACACTTATTGAAGATGTGGCACCGTGAAGTGAAAGTTCAACCTGCAAAATATTAATAGAATGACCACTTTTGTTGAAAGACATTTTCCTTTATGTACACCAAGATGCAAAACCTACTAAGGCAGATGATTTACTGGACACAAATTGCTCCCTTAAAACACTCCTGAAAAAGCACATCCTTCCCACCCCAAACTGTCATCAAACAATTTTCAGTCATACATCCAACCCTACTGGTATCAATCATCTAtctaaatcattattttatcattGATCTTAGCACCGACTCAAGGAGCACTCATGTAGAGCACTGTTGTCTATTTGAATCAAGGAGCACTCATGTAGAGCAACATTAGTTATGAACTCTCCTTACTTCAAACCTGAAATTGCTACTCAATAATTTTCAATCCTAatgtgcataatttttttttcttatcatcaTGCTTATGCACATAATCTGAGAACGAGAAACTTACTGTTCCAGCAACGGATTTTGATGATAAGAAAGTGTTTGCCTTAAATCTGGACAATCCAAAATCACAGACCTGAGCaagaaatgacaaaaatatatcatatactgagcacaatattttaaaaaattcaatgagAAACTCTAGTGCTCGTTCAGTTCCATTATACCTTTACAGTCCAATTTCTGTCCACCAACAGATTTGGGGTTTTGAGATCCCAGTGCACAATTGGAGGCTTTAGACAGTGGAGATAATTGATCCCTTTAGCCTACAATTACACaaatcatatatcatatataatctacaaattaatttattgattagACAAAAGTAATAATATCTGGCACAAACCACATCTAAAGCCATCCGTAATCTTCTCCTTGGATCTAGAATCTCACCAGATGCTGGCTTATGTATTAGGCGAAATAAACTGCCCCTGTCATAAATGCACCAGGAAACATCAGTGAGACACTCAAACCTTTATGaaagaaaattcaataatataGTTAACAACAAAAATAGTTGGATGGCTTACCTAGGCAAATATTCTGTTACTATAGATAGATGGGGACGTTTAGTAACTGCACCCATGAACAACACCACATTTGGATGACGTACTCGTTTCATTATTGCAACCTACAGCAATGAAAATAACGACTTGAATTTTAACATGCTTCATTTACCCCTTTAGAGAAGGGAACAGAAGTGAGTTCTGTAAAATGAAATCCCAACATTATTATACTCAAACTAAGGACGCATAAAAGGATATAATTTTAAGCTCTGAACCACAGACaccaataaatcaaaataatacaGATCCTAAAGAATTGCAATATATAGGGATCACATTACATTTGTTTAATCCATTTTCAGAAGACTAACCTCTCTTAGAAACTCTTTCAATTGATCATCTTGGAAATCCTGAACTGTTAAAACCTTGATAGCAACATCCTGCAAGTTAAAACAACAGTAAAATGCACCATAATGATGAGTGAATAttagaatagaaaaataatagtctgtattaaaaatatttattcaaggaGACAATACAAGATATGTCCATGGTTCAATATGATAAAGTCATCTTGGCAGCTAAATGTCATTCATTCAACCAATCATAGTCAATTAGATTCAGACTTAAGAAACTAGGAACAGTGAAAGACAATACAAAGCAATATTCATGAACTTGTATGTGCATAGAATGCAGCAAACAAGTACTAATTCAAAACTTACTGATCCATGCCATTCAGCACGATACACTGTCCCAAAGGATCCTACACATAGAGAAGAGTATTAAGATTTGGAATCACCATATCAGTCATGTTCTTTAAAAAGGAAACAGAAGAAGCAGAGAATTTACCAGCACCAACACGCTCTTTGATTCGTAAATCATCCCATGGTATCTCAAGCCAATCCATTGCAAGTGATGGTTCAAGATTCAAGTATCTTGGAATATTACTAGCACCCTGAttttcaactttaatttttacttgCTCTTGTTCCTGTTTTGATTGACTGGATGAGCTCAGTGTGGATTGCCTATAGTTACTTTTTACCCCAGAACTTCCTTTTACAATGATCTCTATCTCTTTGTTGGAAGCTTCTAGTACTACAACTGAATCTTTACTGAGCCTGGGGTATTCATGTAATGACGCTTTAGTGGCTGGGTGAAGATCCTTAGAAACACCTTCATATACTGGAGGAAAATTTAATAAACCTAGGATCGCACATTCCTTGTCATTCCCTTTCAAGCCAAAAGGAATTAGAGGTGGTTCTGCACCTCCATGAGTTTGATCTATTGCAGGATAAATAGAgccattattatttttctgcaGATCAATTTCTTCAGCTTGTTGATCTTCCCTTACACTGCCTGTAACAGATTGAGTAGCAACAAGTCAAACTTCAGAATAGGAATGATCTCTGCAACTTAAGATTTGTTACAGCACTATGCATGCAAGGGATTTTCTGTCCTCAGCAGGTGTCAATCTTAATTTTCAGAGTCAACCATGTTCGACAAGATAGGGAGGGAAATTTCCAAGGcatctgttaaaaaaaattacgactTGGACAAGAGGAAAAGTACAAAGTAAAGATTGAAGTCCTTGAACTAGGCATACTGAAATTTTTTAGGGAATGAAAAATGAAACACGTGGTTCAAACTTGATTGATGATGTAAATAGCTCATGGTTCAATTAATACAAGCACGCATGATGTATGTGTGCATCTGCATCATTTGCAAAATCAATGGACAAATTTTATGGAGTATAATTCATACCAAAGGTACCCACCtggtgaaattattttagctcCATTATAAATAAGATTCAAATGATATGCAACTGGGTGACCATGAATATGTCAAGATTCAATGCTACATAGATTCTGAACTTGAAATAGGAATAGTTCAATACAATAGGAAGACCAAATTTCCAGGTATATATAAAGCACAACACACCTAAATAAGTGTTACCAAGAGATTGAGAACATGCTGCAACATCCACATATGGCGATTGGCATTCTTTCAAATGAGAAATTTGAAAAGGAGAAGGTATTGAAGACACATATGCTCCATTAATAGATGAATCCGGCCCATGGATATTTCCAGGTTCCCCAACCAGGTCAACTACATATTCcctgttaaaatataattagcaTATATCAAGGAATCTGAGGAAACATGAAACAAATTTCAGGTTCTTGATAAGCTGATCTGAAGactataataattaattgaatgcTCTACAATCTCAATAAATCATCAGTAGCATGCCAAAATTCTAGCACGGGCAATCTAAACCAAAAGGTGCAACGATACAATTCATACAACTCAACAATCCATAAATTTGTATAAGAAGCTATCCACTATGATTATCGTTTAAGTATAGTGGGCAGAGACATATTTTGTTTAGCATAAGTATCAAAACTCAGAACAACAAAGCAAAACACGACCATTGAGCTAACCTTGAGAGCTGTCTGTCATCTTTAATCTTGACAAGGCAAGACGATCTATGATCTGAAGCACAGTACCGACAACCTCGAGCAATTCGACATGGCAAACCTATGTAATCCGCCAATCTCTGCATCcgcaaaaccaaaataaaatcaaattacttcaaataagtaaataacTAATCTGAGATTACGAAAACCAATAATAGATCAGCAACACTAACACACCGTCTCCTCTTAACGCATACATTAGATATACAAATAACTAAGGAAGTAAGAAACATGTTCTTCACCTTGAAGAGAATCGCGCGATGCCTACAGAGTCCACTAGATAAGCTACCAACAGGAAGCACAACACATTGGTGAAAGTTCCTCAATCTCTTACTCACCAACTTCCACCTCTTGTGTAGATCTCCTTGCTCCACCGGGAATGTACCCcttcacacacaaacacacaaaacTCAACACCAAATGAACTagataaaataaacaaacaataatatcCAAAGAAGGACGTAATAAACAAAGTGACCAGCATGAAGTATCATATTCTTATCTTAGTATCTTACCCCATGCATATGGCAACGAGTTTTCCGAGCTTCTCCACTAGCACCAACGCGTTCTCCGAAGCAGAATACAACTCTTGAGCTTTATCCTGAAGCTCCTTAAGCCGATAATCTTCGTGCCGATCGAAAAGAACCACCTCTATGGAAGTGTCGCTGGGTTCAACCGCCTTAAGCGCCATCAGAGTCGGTAACCGCTTCCCTTCTTCCTCCACATCGTTGCACATCACCCACAGGTAAGGATTCATCCCCAATATGTTGTAAAAACCATCCGATATCTTATCCGTGTACGATAAGCACCCACTCacctgaaagaaaaaaaaaaaaagccaagcACAAAATTACTAATCGATAAACTACAGATATAGCAAGTATCGTTTTGCTCTGTTAAGTTGTTACTATTACCCATAGACGATACGAAACGGATTCAGCGTCCCAGGTTTCGGTGCCAGCGTCGAGAGCGAGAACCGGTTCGGACCCGAGACTTGCCAAGCAAGATAGCCTCTTCGTAAACGCGAGTTGCAGGTAGTAGCCTTCTTTGTACTTCTGCGCTGTGTtgcgtttttctttttcttcctcttcttgctGTTTCTTCGTTGCGTCTTCTTCGGCGAAGACTTGACAAAACGACGACGTTTCGTCTTTGGTGACGTCGCTGGAGAATGTGGCGGTGCCGTCCAGCGTGAACAAGCTTCCGGCGTGGCTGCTCCCGCTGGACAGCCGCGGCAGCGAAACCTGCCGGTCGAAGCTCTGGTCGACGGCATCCTTCACAGCCTGCGCCGCCGCCGGCGGAAGAAGAGGCTCACGttcatcctcctcctccttcggaTAAGGTTTGAAATGGTGACGACTAGGACGGTtgccatccttctttttatcgATCAACCAGTCGCAGAAGGCGGCGATTTGCTTCTGCTGGGTTCGGAACTTGTCGCCGTCGGTGAATAAATCGGAGACGGCGTTTTGCTTAGTGGACGAGAAAACAACGTCGTTTTTCTCATCATGTGTGTGACTCTGACTCTGACTCTGACTCTGTGGTGGTGCTGTTTGCTTTTTCGGCGCGTCGCTTTCGAAGGCGGCAAAAGTCGTAGTATCCGGTGATTTGATGGAGTTGACGATTTTCCTCTTCTCGTGATGTAATCTCTGCTTCGAAGATTCATCCAATCCTCTTTC
This region includes:
- the LOC114376438 gene encoding uncharacterized protein LOC114376438, translated to MSRLFGKEIGLRWDNAKSSADASDEWWEKKQLNKGLSFTHKLTELFENVVANREFQWAPLSRIFPAGVEVDMNDVYRSSLDGIGVDVEESSRESEDTSVNATNTSVSATDAFGKINLNDSQGIVNQEIGCQKSTEKRKRINHPEKLNKKKATTS
- the LOC114395551 gene encoding serine/threonine-protein kinase CTR1-like isoform X1, which gives rise to MPHRATYFFPRQFPERGLDESSKQRLHHEKRKIVNSIKSPDTTTFAAFESDAPKKQTAPPQSQSQSQSHTHDEKNDVVFSSTKQNAVSDLFTDGDKFRTQQKQIAAFCDWLIDKKKDGNRPSRHHFKPYPKEEEDEREPLLPPAAAQAVKDAVDQSFDRQVSLPRLSSGSSHAGSLFTLDGTATFSSDVTKDETSSFCQVFAEEDATKKQQEEEEKEKRNTAQKYKEGYYLQLAFTKRLSCLASLGSEPVLALDAGTETWDAESVSYRLWVSGCLSYTDKISDGFYNILGMNPYLWVMCNDVEEEGKRLPTLMALKAVEPSDTSIEVVLFDRHEDYRLKELQDKAQELYSASENALVLVEKLGKLVAICMGGTFPVEQGDLHKRWKLVSKRLRNFHQCVVLPVGSLSSGLCRHRAILFKRLADYIGLPCRIARGCRYCASDHRSSCLVKIKDDRQLSREYVVDLVGEPGNIHGPDSSINGAYVSSIPSPFQISHLKECQSPYVDVAACSQSLGNTYLGSVREDQQAEEIDLQKNNNGSIYPAIDQTHGGAEPPLIPFGLKGNDKECAILGLLNFPPVYEGVSKDLHPATKASLHEYPRLSKDSVVVLEASNKEIEIIVKGSSGVKSNYRQSTLSSSSQSKQEQEQVKIKVENQGASNIPRYLNLEPSLAMDWLEIPWDDLRIKERVGAGSFGTVYRAEWHGSDVAIKVLTVQDFQDDQLKEFLREVAIMKRVRHPNVVLFMGAVTKRPHLSIVTEYLPRGSLFRLIHKPASGEILDPRRRLRMALDVAKGINYLHCLKPPIVHWDLKTPNLLVDRNWTVKVCDFGLSRFKANTFLSSKSVAGTPEWMAPEILRGEPSNEKSDVYSFGIILWELVTLQQPWNGLNHAQVVGAVAFQNRRLAIPPNISPALASLMESCWADNPADRPSFGSIVESLKKLLKSPADAIKMGGAVT
- the LOC114395551 gene encoding serine/threonine-protein kinase CTR1-like isoform X2; the encoded protein is MPHRATYFFPRQFPERGLDESSKQRLHHEKRKIVNSIKSPDTTTFAAFESDAPKKQTAPPQSQSQSQSHTHDEKNDVVFSSTKQNAVSDLFTDGDKFRTQQKQIAAFCDWLIDKKKDGNRPSRHHFKPYPKEEEDEREPLLPPAAAQAVKDAVDQSFDRQVSLPRLSSGSSHAGSLFTLDGTATFSSDVTKDETSSFCQVFAEEDATKKQQEEEEKEKRNTAQKYKEGYYLQLAFTKRLSCLASLGSEPVLALDAGTETWDAESVSYRLWVSGCLSYTDKISDGFYNILGMNPYLWVMCNDVEEEGKRLPTLMALKAVEPSDTSIEVVLFDRHEDYRLKELQDKAQELYSASENALVLVEKLGKLVAICMGGTFPVEQGDLHKRWKLVSKRLRNFHQCVVLPVGSLSSGLCRHRAILFKRLADYIGLPCRIARGCRYCASDHRSSCLVKIKDDRQLSREYVVDLVGEPGNIHGPDSSINGAYVSSIPSPFQISHLKECQSPYVDVAACSQSLGSVREDQQAEEIDLQKNNNGSIYPAIDQTHGGAEPPLIPFGLKGNDKECAILGLLNFPPVYEGVSKDLHPATKASLHEYPRLSKDSVVVLEASNKEIEIIVKGSSGVKSNYRQSTLSSSSQSKQEQEQVKIKVENQGASNIPRYLNLEPSLAMDWLEIPWDDLRIKERVGAGSFGTVYRAEWHGSDVAIKVLTVQDFQDDQLKEFLREVAIMKRVRHPNVVLFMGAVTKRPHLSIVTEYLPRGSLFRLIHKPASGEILDPRRRLRMALDVAKGINYLHCLKPPIVHWDLKTPNLLVDRNWTVKVCDFGLSRFKANTFLSSKSVAGTPEWMAPEILRGEPSNEKSDVYSFGIILWELVTLQQPWNGLNHAQVVGAVAFQNRRLAIPPNISPALASLMESCWADNPADRPSFGSIVESLKKLLKSPADAIKMGGAVT